A genomic stretch from Bordetella sp. N includes:
- a CDS encoding tripartite tricarboxylate transporter substrate binding protein — MKKTFQRIAGMALLAGLTAATGAASAADAGNWPTRPVTIVVPYAPGGFADTRVRVIARKLEQKLGQPVVVENKAGAGGVVGTTFIARAKPDGYTLGTGNLAPLSVNPTLMQDIPYDAAKDLAPVILIENSPLVLSVGPTLKVNDVQQLIALAKKEPGKLTFGSSGVGGAHHLSGEMFREAAHIDITHVPYKGGSLAATDLMGGHITMMFEMGYSALPAIQGKKIHPLAVTSAKRLAVLPDVPTMAEAGLPGFESYNWQGIIAPAGTPEAIITRLNRDLNDVLRDPEIVKAINDTGSQVGGGTPEEFGAFIRSETAKWAKVIKEGNITMQ, encoded by the coding sequence TTGCTGGCCGGACTGACCGCTGCCACGGGCGCCGCGTCGGCGGCCGACGCGGGCAACTGGCCGACGCGCCCGGTCACCATCGTGGTGCCCTACGCGCCGGGCGGCTTCGCGGATACGCGCGTGCGCGTCATCGCCCGCAAGCTGGAGCAGAAGCTGGGCCAGCCGGTGGTGGTGGAAAACAAGGCGGGGGCGGGCGGCGTGGTGGGCACCACCTTCATCGCGCGTGCCAAGCCGGATGGCTACACCCTGGGCACCGGCAATCTGGCGCCGCTGTCGGTCAATCCCACGCTGATGCAGGACATCCCCTACGACGCGGCCAAGGACCTGGCGCCCGTCATCCTCATCGAAAACAGCCCCCTGGTGCTCAGCGTCGGTCCGACCTTGAAGGTCAACGACGTGCAGCAGCTGATCGCGCTGGCCAAGAAGGAACCGGGCAAGCTGACGTTCGGTTCGTCGGGCGTCGGCGGCGCCCATCACCTGTCGGGCGAGATGTTCCGCGAGGCGGCGCATATCGACATCACCCATGTACCCTACAAAGGTGGCAGCCTGGCGGCGACCGACCTGATGGGCGGCCACATCACGATGATGTTCGAGATGGGCTATTCCGCCTTGCCGGCCATCCAGGGCAAGAAGATCCATCCGCTGGCGGTGACGTCGGCCAAGCGCCTGGCGGTCCTGCCGGACGTGCCGACGATGGCGGAAGCGGGCCTGCCGGGTTTCGAGTCCTATAACTGGCAGGGCATCATCGCGCCGGCGGGTACGCCCGAGGCCATCATCACCCGCCTGAACCGCGACCTCAACGACGTGCTGCGCGATCCGGAGATCGTCAAGGCGATCAACGATACCGGCAGCCAGGTCGGCGGCGGCACCCCGGAGGAATTCGGCGCCTTCATCCGCAGCGAAACGGCCAAGTGGGCCAAGGTGATCAAGGAAGGCAATATCACCATGCAGTGA
- the recC gene encoding exodeoxyribonuclease V subunit gamma, which produces MPATPLPSGLIVIHSNLSESLREVLVGWLDRHPLGPLEQEVVLVQSSGIAQWLKLALAADAADGGSGIAAGLDFLLPSRFLWRAYRIVLGTQAVPEVSPFDKPRLMWRLLRLLPQVMDEPVYAPLQRFLRRDDDCRKRYQLAERLADLFDQYQVYRADWLDAWAGGQDVLPRDRGPALPLPEAQRWQAALWRALLDDVLEQAAQEEQAGAPFNPSYVAPSSDGRAAVHAAFMRRAAHLGDTPPPDLPRRIVVFGISTLPRQSLEVLAVLARWTQVLMCVNNPCEHYWADIIEGKDLLRASHARQARRAGAPAVIGEDALHLHAHPLLAAWGKQGRDFIGLLDEHDSQEAREAFLSRYSDYTQRLDLFQAVADEDSTLLRQLQDDIRDLRPLNESRALWPPVDPAQDPSIRFHVAHSRQREVEILHDQLLAAFDEDPTLRARDVIVMVPDIEAYAPHVQAVFGLHAFDDKRAIPYTLADRGKRHVDPLLHALEHLLQLPYARFAVSDLMDLLEVPALRRRYGIAEDQLPLLHNWMRGANIRWGLHDEQRRSLGLPGASSAAAPNTWLFGLRRVLLGYAVGARGGDWQGIEPYGDVGGLDAALLGNLAELVATLEGWWRELAEPASPARWGERLRDLLLAFFEEDDSVDGLVLRQLRGQLQDWLQICKEANVTEPLPLAVVGEHWLSAMDEGGLTQRFFGGAVTFATLMPMRAIPFRHVCLLGMNDGDYPRVRIPMDFDLMGRDYRPGDRSRREDDRYLFLEALLSARDRLYVSWVGRSVRDNTPRPPSVLVGQLRDHLDAGWELETGYDEEDASHADGVAAALTVEHRLQPFSPDYFPADPRRSALFTYAREWGQGTEPDAPFDDASLARIDPLPPLMREEPLSLRELAAFLKAPVEAFFRQRLQVSFSAEDVVAEDIEPFAPDALEQWQLQDRLIKAQARALEAGGGSAPARDDVLAACMRAGELPAGAFGELAAADLAAPLDDMMERYAAALARWPTAMESELAIRFVAPTRPGAGIELAGGIVDPSRLSVEDYLGGLRVSAGGAHCRLVLESSSLIPKGRYRADKVIGHWVAHVAAQLSGTPVTTLVISKAGDIEFAPVDVERARAWLALWLAAWETGMRRPLPLAIVAAFEWLTRLPEEADQGAVVTQDQDGALPGLAHDPDDALPAAALTGARAIAWQQARKVYEGAPMAEGEVDRSAYLQAVYPDFTALTQGGEFQALARALLRPMRAALYADGKPKKTNRSGDDNGQA; this is translated from the coding sequence ATGCCCGCTACGCCGCTGCCATCCGGCCTGATCGTCATCCACAGCAACCTGTCCGAGTCGCTGCGTGAAGTGCTGGTCGGCTGGCTGGACCGCCATCCCCTGGGTCCGCTGGAACAGGAAGTGGTGCTGGTGCAAAGCAGCGGCATCGCCCAATGGCTGAAACTGGCCCTGGCGGCCGACGCCGCGGATGGCGGCAGCGGCATCGCGGCAGGACTGGATTTCCTGCTGCCCTCGCGTTTCCTGTGGCGCGCCTACCGTATCGTGCTGGGCACGCAGGCCGTCCCGGAAGTCTCCCCGTTCGACAAGCCGCGCCTGATGTGGCGCCTGCTGCGCCTGTTGCCGCAGGTGATGGACGAACCCGTCTACGCGCCCCTGCAGCGTTTTCTGCGCCGCGACGACGACTGCCGCAAACGCTATCAGCTGGCCGAACGCCTGGCCGACCTGTTCGACCAATACCAGGTCTATCGCGCGGACTGGCTGGACGCCTGGGCCGGCGGCCAGGATGTGCTGCCGCGCGATAGGGGTCCGGCACTGCCCCTGCCTGAAGCCCAGCGCTGGCAGGCCGCCTTGTGGCGCGCGCTGCTGGACGACGTGCTGGAGCAGGCCGCGCAGGAAGAACAAGCCGGCGCACCCTTCAACCCCAGCTACGTCGCGCCATCCTCCGATGGCCGCGCCGCCGTCCACGCCGCCTTCATGCGCCGCGCCGCCCACCTGGGCGACACCCCACCGCCCGACCTGCCGCGCCGGATCGTGGTGTTCGGCATCTCCACCTTGCCGCGCCAGTCCCTGGAAGTGCTGGCGGTGCTGGCCCGCTGGACCCAGGTGCTGATGTGCGTCAACAACCCCTGCGAGCACTATTGGGCGGACATCATCGAAGGCAAGGACCTGCTGCGCGCCAGCCACGCAAGGCAGGCCCGGCGCGCCGGCGCACCGGCCGTCATCGGCGAGGACGCCTTGCATCTGCACGCCCATCCCCTGCTGGCGGCCTGGGGCAAGCAGGGCCGCGATTTCATCGGCCTGCTGGACGAACACGACAGCCAGGAAGCGCGCGAAGCTTTCCTATCCCGCTATAGCGACTACACGCAGCGGCTGGACCTGTTCCAAGCCGTGGCGGATGAAGACAGCACGCTGCTGCGGCAGCTGCAGGACGACATCCGCGACCTGCGGCCCCTGAACGAAAGCCGAGCACTGTGGCCGCCCGTCGATCCGGCGCAAGACCCATCCATCCGCTTCCACGTCGCGCACAGCCGCCAACGCGAAGTGGAGATCCTGCACGACCAGCTGCTGGCCGCGTTCGACGAGGATCCCACCTTGCGCGCCCGCGACGTCATCGTGATGGTGCCGGATATCGAAGCTTACGCGCCGCACGTGCAGGCGGTCTTCGGCCTGCATGCGTTCGACGACAAGCGCGCCATTCCCTACACCCTGGCCGACCGCGGCAAGCGCCACGTCGATCCCTTGCTGCATGCGCTGGAACATCTGCTGCAGCTGCCCTACGCCCGCTTCGCCGTCAGCGACCTGATGGACCTGCTGGAAGTGCCCGCGCTCCGGCGCCGCTATGGCATCGCCGAAGACCAGCTGCCCCTGCTGCACAACTGGATGCGCGGCGCCAACATCCGTTGGGGCTTGCACGATGAACAGCGCCGGTCCCTGGGCTTGCCCGGCGCCAGCAGCGCGGCCGCGCCCAATACCTGGCTGTTCGGCCTGCGCCGCGTGCTGCTCGGCTATGCGGTGGGCGCGCGCGGCGGCGACTGGCAGGGCATCGAACCCTATGGCGACGTGGGCGGCCTGGACGCCGCCTTGCTGGGCAACCTGGCCGAACTGGTGGCGACGCTGGAAGGCTGGTGGCGTGAACTGGCGGAGCCGGCCAGCCCGGCGCGCTGGGGCGAACGATTGCGTGACCTGCTATTAGCCTTCTTCGAGGAAGACGATAGCGTCGATGGGCTGGTGCTGCGGCAGTTGCGCGGCCAGTTGCAGGACTGGCTGCAGATCTGCAAAGAAGCCAATGTGACCGAACCGCTACCTCTTGCGGTGGTGGGCGAACATTGGTTGTCGGCCATGGACGAAGGCGGACTGACACAGCGCTTCTTCGGCGGCGCGGTGACCTTCGCCACCCTGATGCCCATGCGCGCGATTCCCTTCCGCCATGTGTGCCTGCTGGGCATGAACGACGGCGACTATCCGCGCGTGCGCATCCCCATGGACTTCGACCTGATGGGACGTGACTACCGGCCGGGCGACCGCTCCCGGCGCGAAGACGACCGCTACCTGTTCCTCGAAGCGCTGCTGTCGGCACGCGATCGCCTGTACGTGTCATGGGTGGGCCGCAGCGTGCGTGACAACACGCCGCGTCCGCCGTCGGTGCTCGTGGGGCAGTTGCGCGACCATCTGGACGCGGGCTGGGAACTGGAGACTGGCTACGATGAAGAGGACGCCAGCCACGCTGACGGCGTGGCCGCGGCCCTGACCGTGGAGCACCGTTTGCAGCCTTTCAGCCCGGATTATTTCCCGGCCGATCCGCGCCGTTCCGCGCTGTTTACCTACGCACGGGAATGGGGGCAGGGCACCGAGCCCGATGCGCCATTCGATGACGCGTCCCTCGCCAGAATTGACCCTTTGCCGCCGCTCATGCGCGAGGAACCGCTGTCGCTGCGTGAACTGGCGGCTTTCCTGAAAGCCCCGGTCGAAGCATTTTTCCGCCAGCGTCTGCAGGTGAGCTTCAGTGCCGAAGACGTCGTGGCCGAAGACATCGAGCCCTTCGCGCCCGACGCGCTGGAACAATGGCAACTGCAGGACAGGCTGATCAAGGCACAGGCCCGCGCGCTGGAAGCCGGCGGGGGCTCCGCGCCGGCGCGCGATGACGTGCTGGCGGCCTGCATGCGGGCGGGCGAACTGCCCGCCGGCGCCTTCGGCGAATTGGCCGCGGCCGACCTGGCCGCGCCGCTGGACGACATGATGGAGCGCTATGCGGCCGCCCTGGCGCGCTGGCCCACCGCGATGGAAAGCGAATTGGCCATACGTTTCGTCGCGCCCACGCGCCCGGGGGCCGGCATCGAACTCGCGGGCGGGATCGTGGACCCCTCCCGCTTGAGCGTGGAAGATTATCTGGGCGGCCTGCGCGTCAGTGCCGGCGGCGCGCATTGCCGTCTGGTTCTGGAAAGCAGCAGTTTGATTCCCAAAGGCCGTTACCGCGCGGACAAGGTGATAGGGCACTGGGTGGCCCACGTCGCGGCGCAGTTGAGCGGAACGCCGGTGACCACGCTGGTGATCAGCAAGGCGGGTGACATCGAGTTCGCCCCCGTCGACGTGGAACGCGCGCGCGCCTGGCTGGCCCTGTGGCTGGCCGCGTGGGAAACCGGCATGCGGCGCCCGCTGCCGCTGGCCATCGTTGCGGCGTTCGAGTGGTTGACCCGCTTGCCGGAGGAAGCCGACCAGGGCGCCGTCGTGACGCAAGACCAGGACGGCGCGTTGCCCGGCCTGGCCCATGATCCGGATGATGCCTTGCCCGCGGCGGCACTCACCGGCGCCCGCGCCATCGCCTGGCAGCAGGCGCGCAAGGTCTACGAAGGCGCGCCCATGGCCGAAGGTGAAGTGGACCGCAGCGCCTATCTGCAAGCGGTCTATCCGGATTTCACCGCGTTGACGCAAGGCGGCGAATTCCAGGCCCTGGCGCGCGCGCTGCTGCGCCCCATGCGCGCCGCCCTGTACGCGGATGGCAAGCCGAAGAAGACGAACCGGTCTGGAGACGACAATGGCCAGGCCTGA
- the recB gene encoding exodeoxyribonuclease V subunit beta yields MARPEHGTDRDTDHGTDHDAQAVELDVLRFPLQGSRLIEASAGTGKTYTIATLYVRLVLGHGGDAGLGKPLVPPEILVVTFTDAATQELRDRIRVRLADAARAFLVDPEQVDMDEDGGDILHALRADYPPETWGACARKLQLAVEWMDEAAVSTIHGWCNRMLREHAFDSDSLFQQTLEQNSAPLLAEAARDYWRVFIAGLDSDGARELRGWWASPDALQADAARLFRYAPQLEADPRQTPDAAGATPDRTPSGDGTQSAQGTPGMLLATARTTRTAALADLKAAWPAWITELRDLFDAGVAAKKVDGRKFQPRYYNGWLDALQTWCEDCDSLLPVLSDTAWQRLSREGMDEAWKGAAPEHPACVALEQLREQVLALPAARNDILKHAAAWMRQRYAQEQARRAQMDFDDLLGQLDRALAGPNGAVLATAMRQQFPVALIDEFQDTDPVQYRIFDAVYRLAENPTDCALILIGDPKQAIYGFRGADIYTYLRARAAVDGRLYALKTNYRSTHGMVAAANHCFEVAERHPDGDGAFLFRTPRGNPVPFTGALAKGRADRLVIEDADAPALTAWWLAGGEDGAPVGIGAYREQMAAACAGEIARLMTLGQQGRAGFAAAADTPGVATPDAARFGGTPATAGAALRPLRPADMAVLVNSGREARVIRKALAQRGVRSVYLSENQSVYLSPQAADIEHWLRACAEPDDPRLLRAALATPTLGLSWAALDSLNSDEWEWDRRVDQFRGYGRDWRMLGVLPMLRRLLDDFDVPARQRAGGTVAATAGERALTDLLHIAELLQQASVQIEGEHALLRHLAEMRAAAAEGEENDALTIRLESDADLLRVVTVHKSKGLEYPLVFLPFAMAFRPVGVDDLPLAWHDADGDVQVTLEPDEGARARADRERLGEDLRKFYVALTRARYATWLGCAPIANAQASALGYLLKQGQPLSAAAFDKELEGWRGDHPYIAVAPAPTARDAVGSAVYRAAGAATQDGRAREMSRGVREHWWVASYSALRTVDDGPWEEPATAAEDVYVEAAAGPLSTDGDASIDAITSLDLPAELPGAGAGRSGAATVQLSLGNAGPLHGFPAGAEAGTFFHELLEWAAAQGFGPAAVGSDALLEAVTRRCQERGWEEWAAPLADWLRHFLLLPLRLPPQPEQDATPGPVALADLDPRACVSEMEFWFAAHDVLATRIDRLVCEHVHPRQKRAALAPARLNGMLKGFIDLVFEYQGRYYVADYKSNRLGPDDAAYDAKAMTGAILDHRYELQYVLYLLALHRLLRARLPDYDYDRHIGGAVYLFLRGSHAPGGGVYVDRPARALIEALDALFTGAARRGTDPEREAA; encoded by the coding sequence ATGGCCAGGCCTGAACACGGCACTGATCGCGACACCGATCACGGCACCGATCACGACGCCCAGGCCGTCGAACTGGACGTGCTGCGCTTCCCCTTGCAGGGCAGCCGCCTGATCGAGGCCAGCGCCGGCACCGGCAAGACCTACACCATCGCCACCTTGTACGTGCGCCTGGTGCTGGGCCATGGCGGTGACGCGGGTCTGGGCAAGCCCCTGGTGCCGCCCGAAATCCTGGTGGTGACGTTCACCGATGCCGCCACCCAGGAATTGCGTGACCGTATCCGCGTGCGCCTGGCCGATGCGGCGCGGGCCTTCCTGGTGGACCCGGAACAGGTCGACATGGACGAAGACGGCGGCGACATCCTGCACGCGTTGCGCGCGGACTACCCTCCGGAAACCTGGGGCGCCTGCGCGCGCAAGCTGCAACTGGCCGTGGAGTGGATGGACGAAGCCGCCGTGTCCACCATCCACGGCTGGTGCAATCGTATGCTGCGCGAGCACGCTTTCGACAGCGACAGCCTGTTCCAGCAGACCTTGGAGCAGAACAGCGCGCCCTTGCTTGCCGAAGCCGCGCGCGACTACTGGCGCGTCTTCATCGCCGGACTGGACAGCGACGGCGCGCGCGAGCTGCGCGGCTGGTGGGCCAGCCCCGACGCCTTGCAGGCCGACGCGGCGCGTCTGTTCAGATATGCCCCGCAGCTGGAAGCGGACCCGCGTCAGACGCCGGATGCCGCCGGCGCGACACCCGACCGCACGCCGTCCGGCGATGGCACGCAAAGCGCGCAAGGTACGCCAGGCATGCTCCTGGCCACGGCGCGCACGACCCGTACCGCTGCACTGGCCGATCTGAAAGCCGCCTGGCCCGCGTGGATCACCGAGCTGCGTGATCTCTTCGATGCCGGGGTCGCGGCAAAAAAAGTGGACGGGCGCAAGTTCCAGCCGCGCTATTACAACGGCTGGCTGGACGCCTTGCAGACCTGGTGCGAGGACTGCGACAGCCTGCTGCCGGTGCTTTCCGACACGGCCTGGCAACGCCTGTCGCGAGAAGGCATGGACGAGGCCTGGAAGGGCGCGGCGCCCGAGCATCCCGCCTGCGTGGCGCTGGAACAATTGCGTGAGCAGGTCCTGGCCTTGCCCGCCGCGCGCAACGACATCCTGAAGCATGCGGCGGCCTGGATGCGGCAACGCTACGCACAAGAACAGGCCCGCCGCGCGCAGATGGACTTCGACGATCTGCTGGGCCAGCTCGATCGCGCGCTGGCCGGTCCCAATGGCGCCGTGCTGGCGACGGCCATGCGCCAGCAGTTTCCGGTCGCGCTCATCGATGAGTTCCAGGATACCGATCCGGTGCAGTACCGCATCTTCGACGCGGTCTACCGTCTGGCGGAAAACCCGACCGATTGCGCCCTGATCCTGATCGGCGATCCCAAGCAGGCCATCTACGGTTTCCGTGGCGCGGACATCTACACCTACCTGCGCGCCCGCGCCGCGGTGGACGGCCGGCTTTACGCCTTGAAGACCAACTACCGTTCCACCCACGGCATGGTGGCGGCGGCCAACCACTGCTTCGAGGTGGCGGAGCGTCACCCGGATGGTGACGGCGCGTTCCTGTTCCGCACGCCGCGCGGCAATCCGGTGCCGTTCACGGGCGCGCTGGCCAAGGGGCGCGCGGACCGCCTGGTGATCGAGGATGCCGACGCGCCGGCGCTGACCGCCTGGTGGCTGGCGGGCGGCGAGGACGGCGCCCCGGTGGGCATCGGCGCCTATCGCGAACAGATGGCCGCCGCGTGCGCGGGCGAGATCGCGCGTCTGATGACATTGGGCCAGCAGGGCCGCGCTGGCTTCGCCGCTGCGGCCGACACGCCGGGCGTCGCCACGCCGGATGCCGCGCGGTTCGGCGGCACGCCCGCAACCGCGGGTGCAGCGCTACGCCCGCTGCGTCCCGCCGACATGGCCGTGCTGGTCAACAGCGGCCGCGAAGCGCGGGTCATCCGCAAGGCCTTGGCGCAGCGCGGCGTGCGCAGTGTCTATCTTTCCGAAAACCAATCCGTCTATCTAAGCCCGCAAGCTGCCGACATCGAACACTGGCTGCGCGCCTGCGCTGAACCGGACGACCCGCGCCTGCTGCGCGCGGCGCTGGCCACGCCCACGCTGGGTTTGTCCTGGGCCGCGCTGGACAGCCTCAACAGCGACGAGTGGGAATGGGACCGTCGCGTCGATCAGTTCCGCGGCTATGGCCGCGACTGGCGCATGCTGGGCGTACTGCCCATGCTGCGGCGTCTGCTGGACGACTTCGACGTGCCGGCCCGCCAGCGTGCCGGCGGCACCGTCGCGGCCACCGCCGGCGAGCGCGCCCTGACGGACCTGCTGCACATCGCCGAACTGCTGCAGCAAGCCAGCGTGCAGATCGAAGGCGAGCACGCCTTGCTGCGCCATCTGGCCGAGATGCGCGCGGCCGCCGCTGAAGGCGAGGAAAACGATGCGCTGACCATCCGCCTGGAAAGCGACGCCGACCTGCTGCGCGTGGTGACGGTGCATAAATCCAAGGGCCTGGAATATCCCCTGGTGTTCCTGCCCTTCGCCATGGCCTTCCGGCCCGTGGGCGTGGACGACCTGCCGCTGGCCTGGCACGACGCCGACGGCGACGTACAAGTCACCCTGGAACCCGACGAAGGCGCGCGGGCGCGTGCCGATCGCGAGCGCCTGGGCGAGGACCTGCGCAAGTTCTACGTGGCGCTCACGCGCGCCCGCTACGCCACCTGGCTGGGGTGCGCGCCCATTGCCAATGCGCAAGCCAGCGCGCTGGGCTATCTGTTGAAGCAGGGCCAACCGCTGAGCGCGGCGGCCTTCGACAAAGAGCTGGAAGGGTGGCGCGGCGATCATCCGTATATCGCCGTGGCACCCGCGCCCACCGCGCGCGATGCCGTCGGCAGCGCCGTCTACCGTGCCGCCGGCGCGGCCACGCAGGACGGGCGCGCCCGCGAGATGTCGCGCGGCGTGCGCGAGCACTGGTGGGTGGCCAGCTATTCGGCCTTGCGCACCGTGGACGACGGCCCCTGGGAAGAACCCGCCACCGCGGCCGAGGATGTCTATGTGGAAGCCGCGGCGGGCCCGCTGTCGACGGATGGCGATGCCTCCATCGACGCGATCACGTCCCTGGACCTGCCCGCCGAGTTGCCCGGCGCCGGGGCCGGCAGGTCCGGCGCCGCGACCGTGCAGCTGAGCCTGGGCAATGCGGGCCCCTTGCACGGCTTCCCCGCCGGCGCCGAGGCCGGCACCTTCTTCCACGAGTTGCTCGAATGGGCCGCCGCCCAAGGCTTCGGCCCGGCCGCGGTCGGATCCGACGCGCTGCTGGAAGCCGTGACTCGCCGCTGCCAGGAGCGCGGCTGGGAAGAATGGGCCGCCCCGCTGGCCGATTGGTTGCGGCATTTTCTCCTGCTGCCCCTGCGTCTGCCGCCGCAACCCGAGCAGGATGCCACCCCCGGCCCCGTCGCCCTGGCCGATCTCGATCCCCGTGCCTGCGTTTCGGAAATGGAGTTCTGGTTCGCCGCGCATGACGTGTTGGCCACGCGCATCGACCGCCTGGTGTGCGAACACGTGCATCCACGCCAGAAGCGCGCCGCGCTGGCGCCGGCGCGCTTGAACGGCATGCTCAAAGGCTTCATCGACCTGGTCTTCGAATACCAGGGGCGCTATTACGTGGCCGACTACAAATCCAACCGCCTGGGCCCCGACGACGCGGCCTACGATGCCAAAGCCATGACCGGCGCCATCCTCGATCACCGCTACGAACTGCAATACGTGCTCTATCTGCTGGCCCTGCATCGCCTGCTGCGCGCGCGCCTGCCCGACTACGACTACGACCGCCACATCGGCGGCGCCGTGTATCTGTTCCTGCGGGGCAGCCATGCGCCCGGCGGCGGCGTCTACGTGGATCGTCCCGCGCGCGCCTTGATCGAAGCGTTGGACGCCCTGTTCACCGGCGCCGCGCGGCGCGGGACGGATCCGGAACGGGAGGCCGCATGA
- the recD gene encoding exodeoxyribonuclease V subunit alpha has protein sequence MSTISAAGARRRLAAPLDDATRLRAALQDWVDRRWLRRLDVVFADFLWREVPDVSPRLILAAVLASHQLGHGHACLDLVAALEDPALTLALPPEDAPLAARQLPPAFHPAQLLDPLTLDDWLAALDDPRLVGAGPGRTPLVLAGGARPRLYLRRCWQYEQDIKQGITQRLQRNAALQAALPVQRLRLYLDALFEDAQAGADGVDWQKVACATAAGSALTIITGGPGTGKTTTVVKVLAILQALALDAADTPLRIRLAAPTGKAAARLGESISGAVQRLAALNGLPRSDAVRGAIPTKVSTLHRLLGSRPGTRQFRHDRDNRLALDVLVIDEASMVDLETMAAVLDALPPSGRLILLGDQDQLASVEAGAVLADLCVHAREGRYTPATAAWLSEVSGQQLPMQRIDTEGAALDQAVVMLRHSHRFAADSGIGRLAATINDGDVLATRMFWQVPAAGVRKFVGAACEAAFSTLVLQGEGDGDGEDGYAGYLAILRQGPADTDPHTLDAWAAAILKQHQRFQLLATLRNGEWGVEGLNRRVARLLFDQGLIAQADGWYAGRPVLVTHNDYALGLMNGDIGITLALPGADGQADTLRVAFASSDGSGRIKWVPPSRLPSVDTVYALTVHKSQGSEFEHAVVVLPERVSPILTRELLYTGITRARSRLTLLSPGGDSVLEQGILRQVRRASGLFPERADIAGVADTGGVADVAGGALSDPAPGTDFP, from the coding sequence ATGAGCACGATCTCCGCCGCTGGCGCCCGCCGCCGCCTTGCCGCGCCCCTGGACGATGCGACGCGGCTGCGGGCCGCCTTGCAGGATTGGGTGGACCGGCGTTGGCTGCGCCGGCTCGATGTGGTGTTCGCCGATTTCCTCTGGCGCGAAGTCCCCGACGTCTCGCCGCGCCTGATTCTGGCGGCCGTGCTGGCCAGCCATCAACTGGGTCATGGGCACGCCTGCCTGGACCTGGTGGCAGCGTTGGAGGATCCCGCCCTGACCCTGGCCCTGCCGCCGGAAGATGCGCCCCTGGCCGCCCGGCAGTTGCCGCCGGCCTTCCATCCCGCGCAGTTGCTCGACCCCCTGACCCTCGACGATTGGCTGGCGGCGCTGGACGATCCGCGCCTGGTCGGCGCCGGCCCTGGCCGGACGCCACTGGTACTGGCCGGCGGCGCGCGGCCGCGTCTTTATCTGCGGCGCTGCTGGCAGTACGAGCAGGACATCAAGCAGGGCATCACCCAACGGCTGCAACGCAATGCGGCGCTGCAAGCGGCCCTGCCCGTGCAGCGCCTGCGTCTATACCTGGATGCGCTGTTCGAGGACGCGCAGGCCGGCGCCGATGGCGTCGACTGGCAGAAGGTCGCGTGCGCGACGGCTGCCGGCAGCGCACTTACCATCATCACGGGTGGCCCCGGCACGGGTAAGACCACCACCGTGGTCAAGGTGCTGGCCATCTTGCAGGCGCTTGCGCTGGATGCGGCCGACACGCCCTTGCGCATTCGCCTGGCCGCGCCCACGGGCAAGGCGGCCGCCCGCCTTGGCGAGTCGATTTCCGGCGCCGTGCAACGCCTGGCGGCGCTGAACGGCTTGCCGCGGTCCGATGCCGTGCGCGGCGCCATCCCGACCAAGGTGAGCACCCTGCATCGCCTGCTCGGCAGCCGTCCCGGCACCCGCCAGTTCCGCCATGACCGTGATAACCGTCTGGCTCTGGACGTCCTGGTCATCGACGAAGCTTCGATGGTCGACCTGGAAACCATGGCCGCCGTGCTGGACGCGCTGCCGCCGTCCGGCCGCCTGATCCTGCTGGGCGACCAGGACCAGCTGGCTTCGGTCGAAGCCGGCGCGGTGCTGGCGGATCTTTGCGTGCATGCGCGGGAAGGCCGCTATACCCCGGCCACGGCCGCCTGGCTCTCTGAGGTCAGCGGCCAGCAACTGCCCATGCAACGCATCGACACTGAGGGCGCCGCGCTGGACCAGGCCGTGGTGATGCTGCGCCACAGCCATCGCTTCGCCGCCGACAGCGGTATCGGCCGCCTGGCCGCCACGATCAACGATGGCGATGTCCTGGCCACGCGGATGTTCTGGCAGGTGCCGGCGGCCGGCGTGCGCAAATTCGTCGGTGCTGCCTGCGAAGCCGCTTTCTCGACGCTGGTGCTGCAAGGCGAGGGCGACGGCGACGGCGAGGATGGCTACGCCGGCTATCTGGCCATTCTGCGCCAGGGACCGGCGGATACGGATCCGCACACGCTGGACGCCTGGGCCGCCGCCATCCTCAAGCAGCATCAACGCTTCCAGTTGCTGGCTACCCTGCGCAATGGCGAATGGGGCGTGGAAGGCCTGAACCGGCGCGTGGCCCGCCTGCTGTTCGACCAGGGGCTGATCGCCCAGGCCGACGGCTGGTATGCCGGTCGCCCGGTCCTGGTCACGCATAACGACTATGCCCTGGGACTGATGAACGGCGACATCGGCATCACGCTGGCCCTGCCCGGCGCTGACGGGCAGGCCGACACCTTGCGCGTGGCCTTTGCCAGCAGCGACGGCAGCGGTCGCATCAAATGGGTACCCCCCAGCCGCCTGCCATCGGTGGACACGGTCTATGCGCTGACGGTGCATAAGTCCCAGGGCTCGGAATTCGAGCATGCGGTGGTGGTGCTGCCGGAGCGCGTCAGCCCCATCCTCACGCGCGAACTGCTTTACACCGGCATCACCCGTGCGCGCAGCCGCCTGACCCTGCTCAGCCCGGGGGGCGACAGCGTGCTGGAGCAGGGCATCCTGCGCCAGGTGCGCCGCGCCAGCGGCCTGTTCCCGGAACGCGCGGATATTGCGGGGGTCGCGGACACTGGCGGCGTTGCTGACGTTGCCGGCGGCGCGCTCAGCGATCCGGCGCCAGGTACAGACTTTCCTTGA